A part of Ursus arctos isolate Adak ecotype North America chromosome X, UrsArc2.0, whole genome shotgun sequence genomic DNA contains:
- the LOC113245619 gene encoding thymosin beta-4-like: protein MSDKPNMVKIEKFDKLKLKKTETQEKNALPSKGTIEQEKQAGES from the coding sequence ATGTCTGACAAACCCAATATGGTTAAGATTGAGAAATTTGATAAGttgaaattgaagaagacagaaacgCAAGAGAAAAATGCACTGCCTTCAAAAGGAACGATTGAACAGGAGAAGCAAGCAGGCGAATCTTAA